One Paroedura picta isolate Pp20150507F chromosome 16, Ppicta_v3.0, whole genome shotgun sequence genomic region harbors:
- the ARMC5 gene encoding armadillo repeat-containing protein 5 yields the protein MAAAPAAGGGGGGPGGSLGYCLAQLQKGTEPGLGRALLALRTQHVKEAGGIARFRSRGGLKPLLGVLASAPRPRRTLDLALSILGNCCTEGGSRTQVRELGGIPPLVTVLKSLAVESIQNRTARALGNLAMDTENCQAIHEAGAVPPLIQILTTSQDSECLQSVIRALRYLADSPAHRLALAQQGAVRPIAERLTSSPDDAALVAAAVRALLELTKGCSRDCAEQLSLGGGVAPLVTLTSHEKPAVRESALWALANLCVQGMLRPAVGNAGGVEVMVTEIQRRRGSGAPGPSMHSLVRALCLLCREAVNRSRIREAGGLELLLALLRDRSHSSFHARVVVAFVAFLYDEEALEILQARGLVPLLVGRLAAQGQWGGREQEEADGEAEEPEDERDAASFDFPTEGRRGEQAASGAESSSFQSLRSWLLSEGYIASPGDLSPQWSPDTTLSELDAQRCISPNQELQDEPPGPCHGTPGVSTQSRSESPDFLNCPLLDLMLVEQPSSSTEAEADGAHLEETLPVATLPVPEERGGLHSAPSPFRETGDWPAAEEHKAVGAEKQQECRITASPTNAEKASEEAAQSAPIACVTAENEPEAQSPRAVLSPLRKGDPNQPSPGFPAKSPTASEACPGPKKLPLPIFPGSPEESRPPTFCWKRRTRFRLASEQATPPQASRPVGEAPSPLLSLALPLSSSPHGGDRELHAPEAPALLLLSRFSQAEDPSRSLVTPTALRGLLRYVTGSPAPSSRCLRLLHRLTCNPACLEAFVRSFGASLIRAWLVLGVSPEQAAAAAATTEQGEEGPGNPEVEHHDAGRFKELGETLLMNLRVQAESPFGVGVLNHLLLSGSEADQVACALALPLICRKDSLCRKLLVDHSGLRFLLAALVRGPDPHFLFYTADSLSLLLASQVPPSAGVSSPALKRPRLDRPPPCSYRHLVDGGGADLHFQLDGGTTVPASRKAVTEASEVFRAMLGGGFAESSRSTVTLHGLSLEPFLVLMHFLHGCRGEPCPVLGVPFSLALAEDILTAAEQYLLPELQALVDEAVCGSFLRPGTIGEVYRLAERQNRPRVLQRCASYAFQESPETTQQAAALAELLRSTGNPSGLVEELLRAVLESPWGCGSEGQLG from the exons TTACCGTCCTGAAGTCTCTCGCCGTGGAAAGCATCCAGAATCGGACCGCTCGGGCCCTCGGCAACTTGGCTATGGACACGGAGAACTGCCAGGCCATCCACGAAGCAG GAGCGGTGCCCCCGCTGATCCAGATCCTCACCACCTCCCAGGACAGCGAGTGTTTGCAGAGCGTGATCCGAGCACTGCGGTACCTGGCCGACAGCCCCGCCCACCGCCTCGCACTGGCCCAGCAGGGGGCGGTGCGCCCCATTGCCGAGCGCCTGACATCCTCCCCCGATGACGCCGCCCTGGTGGCCGCGGCCGTGCGGGCCCTCCTGGAGCTGACCAAGGGCTGCAGCCGCGACTGCGCTGAGCAGCTGAGCCTAGGGGGCGGGGTGGCGCCCCTGGTGACGCTGACGAGCCACGAGAAGCCGGCGGTACGGGAGTCGGCCCTGTGGGCCCTGGCCAACCTCTGCGTGCAGGGGATGCTGCGGCCGGCCGTGGGCAACGCCGGCGGGGTGGAAGTGATGGTGACGGAGATCCAAAGGCGTCGGGGCTCCGGAGCTCCTGGGCCTTCCATGCACTCGCTGGTGAGAGCCCTCTGCCTGCTGTGCCGGGAGGCGGTCAACAGGAGCCGGATCCGCGAAGCTGGCGGCCTGGAGCTGCTGCTCGCCCTGTTGCGGGACCGGAGCCACAGCTCCTTCCACGCCCGCGTGGTGGTGGCGTTTGTGGCTTTCCTGTACGACGAAGAGGCCCTGGAGATCCTGCAGGCCAGAGGGCTGGTGCCTTTGCTGGTGGGAAGGCTGGCCGCCCAGGGCCAGTGGGGAGGCCGGGAGCAAGAGGAGGCCGACGGAGAGGCCGAGGAGCCGGAGGACGAGAGAGACGCCGCCTCGTTTGACTTCCCCACAGAGGGGCGCCGTGGGGAGCAGGCTGCGTCGGGAGCCGAGTCCTCCAGTTTCCAGAGTCTTAG GTCCTGGCTGCTTTCCGAAGGCTACATTGCCAGTCCCGGAGACCTGTCCCCCCAGTGGTCCCCGGACACCACCCTTTCTGAACTGGACGCCCAAAGATGCATCAGCCCCAACCAGGAGCTGCAAGATGAACCCCCGGGGCCCTGCCACGGCACACCAGGGGTCAGCACCCAGTCCAGGTCGGAATCCCCGGACTTCTTGAACTGCCCGTTGCTGGATTTGATGCTTGTAGAGCAGCCAAGCTCTTCCACGGAAGCAGAGGCAGATGGAGCACATCTGGAAGAGACCCTCCCTGTGGCCACTTTGCCCGTCCCAGAAGAAAGAGGGGGCCTCCATTCAGCACCGTCACCCTTCCGAGAGACGGGGGATTGGCCGGCAGCTGAGGAGCACAAAGCGGTCGGGGCCGAGAAGCAGCAGGAGTGTCGGATTACGGCGTCGCCAACAAACGCTGAAAAAGCCAGCGAGGAAGCAGCGCAGTCAGCTCCGATTGCATGCGTCACAGCTGAGAACGAGCCGGAGGCCCAGAGCCCACGTGCAGTTCTCTCCCCTCTGCGCAAGGGTGACCCAAACCAGCCGTCGCCTGGCTTTCCTGCCAAATCCCCAACTGCCAGCGAGGCATGTCCGGGGCCCAAAAAGCTGCCCCTTCCGATCTTCCCGGGTTCCCCCGAGGAATCCAGGCCGCCTACCTTCTGCTGGAAGCGACGCACCCGGTTTCGTTTGGCCTCCGAGCAGGCCACGCCCCCTCAGGCCTCCCGCCCCGTCGGGGAAGCCCCATCCCCGCTGCTCTCCTTGGCgctgcctctctcttcctctccacacggCGGCGACAGGGAGCTGCACGCCCCGGAGGCCCCGGCTCTGCTGCTGCTCTCGCGTTTTTCGCAAGCCGAGGATCCCAGCCGCAGCTTGGTGACGCCGACGGCGTTGCGAGGGCTGCTCCGGTACGTCACAGGGAGCCCCGCCCCTTCGTCCCGCTGCCTGCGTCTGCTGCACCGCCTCACCTGCAACCCGGCCTGCCTGGAGGCCTTTGTCCGCTCCTTCGGGGCCTCGCTCATCCGGGCCTGGCTGGTGCTGGGCGTGTCGCCAGAGcaagctgccgctgctgccgccaccacagaACAGGGAGAGGAGGGCCCGGGGAACCCCGAGGTGGAGCACCACGATGCTGGCCGATTCAAGGAGCTCG GTGAGACGCTGCTGATGAACCTGCGTGTGCAAGCCGAGTCCCCCTTTGGCGTGGGAGTCCTCAACCACCTGCTGCTGTCGGGCTCCGAGGCGGACCAGGTGGCCTGCGCTCTCGCCCTCCCCCTCATCTGCAG GAAGGATTCCCTTTGCCGGAAGCTTCTCGTGGACCACTCTGGCCTGCGCTTCCTGCTGGCTGCCCTGGTGCGAGGCCCTGACCCCCACTTCCTCTTCTACACCGCCGATTCGCTCTCCCTCCTCCTGGCCTCTCAAGTCCCGCCTTCCGCCGGGGTCTCTTCTCCCGCCTTAAAGCGGCCTCGCCTGGACCGCCCACCGCCGTGTTCCTATCGCCACCTGGTGGACGGAGGTGGGGCTGACCTGCACTTCCAGCTGGACGGAGGCACCACGGTGCCCGCCTCACGCAAGGCAGTAACTGAAGCCTCCGAGGTCTTCCGGGCCATGCTGGGCGGAGGGTTTGCCGAGTCGTCCCGCAGCACCGTGACGCTCCACGGCCTGTCGCTGGAGCCCTTCCTTGTCCTTATGCACTTCCTTCACGGCTGCCGGGGGGAGCCTTGCCCAGTGCTGGGCGTGCCGTTCTCCCTCGCTCTGGCGGAAGACATTTTGACGGCTGCGGAACAGTATCTCCTCCCCGAGCTCCAGGCTTTGGTGGACGAGGCCGTGTGCGGGAGCTTCTTGCGCCCAGGGACCATTGGTGAGGTGTACCGCTTGGCCGAACGGCAGAACCGGCCCCGCGTGCTCCAACGGTGCGCCTCCTACGCATTCCAGGAATCGCCGGAGACCACCCAGCAGGCAGCTGCGCTGGCGGAACTGCTCCGATCCACCGGAAATCCCAGCGGGTTGGTTGAGGAGCTGTTGAGGGCGGTCCTGGAATCCCCGTGGGGCTGTGGTTCGGAGGGACAGCTCGGCTGA